In Mytilus edulis chromosome 8, xbMytEdul2.2, whole genome shotgun sequence, the genomic window tgttgtttgtttgtctttttcattttttagccatggcgttgtcagtttgttttagatttatgagtttgactcccTCTTTTCTTTCCCAAACAAAGTGAACGTGggagggtacttgtacatccaaaaaaaaaaaacaacaaacagacACTAAATACAGATCCGAGTGTAATCCTAAGTACTgtaagctagttcaaagccaataaactaataaaacatcatgcatctaagacgaagttatctatactattaaacgagaagacctcatcttgtgtgtcgcttctcttctttccacaattaATTACTCATCATGCTTTTGTGTCCTatatgtacagtgcatagtcgcatttgccatccattcatatgattattcagattgactTATTTTGGGAGAAAACTCCCAAAACGAGAAAAATGGCATCTGTATTTTGTTCCGTCATTGGACGTAATTTTAAGTCAAATTGGACTTTcggtttttctgtatactttgaacatacacatactacgaataaagtgtattttctatcggctatcattttcaagtttactttctACGGCGGttacagagtttattaaatagagagggtctgtacaATATAATATGACTgccgtggatcgattagtaaactgagaATCAATAgtgaaagtaaaaagcaaatacactttatttatagtaatgaatgctcataatatacagataagcgcatattcatgtgtaataaaattaatagaaaGAAAATGGGAATTCTGGAGAAAAAAGGAGGAGCAGGGCTAGAAAACAACTGTCCTGTCCCAaagtatgacttttgataccttttctgaaattctccagtcattaaatcttttacaaaaaaagaatatgttctatgattgtcaatgagacaactgtccacaagagaccaaaatgacacagaaattaacaactataggtcaccgtacggccgtcaacaatgagcacagccaaaaccgcataatcagctttaaaaggccacccaatgacagtgtaaaacaattcaaacaagaaaactaacggccttatttatgtacaaaaaaataaagtaaaacaaatgtgcaacacgtaaacaaacaacaaccactgaattgcaggctcctgtcTTGAATGTTTATagtatactaaatgtatgttcatatttaagttaatagaaaacaaacaaaaataggaattttgaaaataaaggaggagggagctagggataaaataaaaacatttcccTGTCcacaagtacctatgacttttgatacctttctcCAGTcattatgcgtttccctcagttttagtttgttaccccgattttgttttttgtccatagatttacgagttttgaacagcggtatactactgttgcctttatttaccaaaATTCTAGCCACAACACTTTATATAATTTCATCCACGCTCTGAACATGCTGAATGTGTTCTAGTAATTTATAACCCATCCAACATCCGAGATTTAGTGTGAAAACGTCAGAAACAGTGGAATTTTTCTAATGTTATTATAACATTGTGTGCATATCTTTTATCCCGATGAATTCATATATTTTGACGAATTTATGTCAGTTTTATTTCCGAACAAAAAATGATGGTCCGAACTATTAAATCGAGATAATAAATGAAACAGATACAAGACCCTCCCATACAACGCAACTCAACAGCTACGGATATCATTTCCTTAACCCTTTCGGTGCCGAATTCAAATTCCCGACGTTAGAAACGTCACCATAAAGATTTCACCGAGTGACGTTCTAcagccaaataaaaataaaatatcgcCGCCGTCGTTGTGAAAACGTCAAAAGTTTATACAAAAACTCGTGTTTTCAAAAGATCAAAACGAAGTCGTTCGttgacagaatttcatgaaatgaGGACCAACaaacacagaaatgttttaaaaatatttcttcgctttgaaataatcataaatcttttttgtttttcttttaacttttagAGAACACAAAAGAATTTtcagcgaaaaaaaaaaaatccttgactttttttaactcatttgTTTAATACAACATGAAATCTTTTTAAAAGATCCTTTATTATTGCACTGTATTTTACatgaataatatttcaaaattcaactgTTTACTCTTCCTGTCCATATGAATGAAACTCTCTGAAACATCGACCAACACAAAGACCCACGCCACATACAGAACACCATGTTGATATACGGGATTTCCTGTACTTGTTATAACCTGAACACTTAACACATTTTCGCCTCTTGCCATCAGGAATAACATCAAGAAAATGCATCCTTATTGCATTTGCAATAGGAATGTTGTCTGGTCTTCTCCCCCTCCTTCTGTTGCCTCCTCTAAAATCCCCGATCAAACCACGAACTACTGCGTTTTGAAATTTCACATGGTCTAATTTCCTCTGGACAAGAAAACAGTTTCTGTAGCATATATAtgcatttactgaaaaaatattaagtGCAAGTTTATTTGTTTAAGTCCGTGCAAatctattatatacatatatataaataagaagatgtggtataagtgccaaagagacaactctccatccaagtcagtgtataaaaagttaacaattataggtcaaagtacggccttcaacacggagcattagcTCACACAAAACAGTAAGCTATATACTTGTAATTAGATAAGAAATGATAACGGGAACGagtgaaaaaaatcatatgtggTACTTATATCAACTTATCCTTGttctagataaaggcaacagtagtataccgctgttcaaaactcataaatccatggacaaaaaacaaaatcgggataacaaactaaaaccgagggaaacgcattaaatataagaggagaacaacgacataacactaaaatgtaacacatatagacaaaatcccacgagaataacaaatataacatatatatataacatcaaaaccaaatacatgaatttgggatagacaagtaccgtgacacgtcttatcgcaatgtgaatttacactcaaaaataagagaaaacaaacgacacaacgtaataatgtaatacacacagaaacgaactataatataacaatgaccatgcatgaaatatttgcaactgaacaTAAGCACATAGTCTTTTAGTTAGGCTTTGAATTGACAACTAAAAAAGCTTGCAAATGTTTAAGATGAGACATACCTGTAGCTGTAGTAAGAAGGTTGAAGAGAATTTTTCTCCAGAGTTTCACACCTTTAAATTGTGGCTCAAATTTAAGCAAAAGCTGATCCCCAAGATCGACACCGCCCATGGTCTGGTTGTATTTGTGAACAACACTTGGAGCAGACACAACTCTACCTTTACTATTAACTTTTCGCACAGTTCTGAAAAGTATATTAAGTAAGActtgttttattgtatgtttactTTGgtgatattataattttattagcCATGACTGTTACTTCAAGCTTGTATACTTTGTTGTATAGTTAATTTTGACATTGTGTAAGAAAGTATTTCATATATTCCCCGATGTAAGTATTTTTTTGACAACGTtgtattttaataactttttactTTAAAAGTCAAGTATTGTCAAATTATATACCGGGCTGAAGTACGTTCAAATTATATAGGGATTGGCCTATCGGACAAAGCTGGGTTGAAAAACAAGAAACTTACCGTGCATTTTCACTTGTTGTCAGGAAAGTCACATTTCTCCGATCTACGTACAAAATAGCCAAAAGATCTCTCTGTGATTTAACAACAACACTTCCTTTGGGGAGCCGAGCTGTTTTAAAACTTGCAGGTAAGCCCTTCCGTCTTGCTATTACAGTTCCTGTTGCATACGTTCCCCGGTTCCTTAGGTCGTTCATCAGTTTAGGTGATGAAAACCAATTATCCATAGTTACATGATGGTTTTTGCCAAAATGAGGACGTACTA contains:
- the LOC139486039 gene encoding piggyBac transposable element-derived protein 4-like; translation: MSRNRFQAILRYLHCSNNTTAVPRGQPGYDPLHKINPVVEFFNEVFELNYRLSQNIVVDERIVGFKGRHVLKQYISNKKAHRWGAKLFVLAESRTGYTHQINVYKGKRNTERHPNGQGYKSVMDLVRPHFGKNHHVTMDNWFSSPKLMNDLRNRGTYATGTVIARRKGLPASFKTARLPKGSVVVKSQRDLLAILYVDRRNVTFLTTSENARTVRKVNSKGRVVSAPSVVHKYNQTMGGVDLGDQLLLKFEPQFKGVKLWRKILFNLLTTATVNAYICYRNCFLVQRKLDHVKFQNAVVRGLIGDFRGGNRRRGRRPDNIPIANAIRMHFLDVIPDGKRRKCVKCSGYNKYRKSRISTWCSVCGVGLCVGRCFREFHSYGQEE